In the Perca flavescens isolate YP-PL-M2 chromosome 20, PFLA_1.0, whole genome shotgun sequence genome, one interval contains:
- the LOC114547100 gene encoding CD109 antigen → MPNLHPIILLTAVADHPHFEVLFKTPSQILVGEDISGSVIALYPSGKPVQGTLAVTVAFVRHNTSSRFMLTQTKEIYGSTQFFFSLDQLQGNSSLVHITARVTDNSTGFRVNKTVEVHLMTNTFQLTFHDFPSTLKPSLHFSTKLRISRYDRKPLGSQDQMHSAVIEVTQRSSTTNSETTTMTLPVPQDGNIHIQFELQDQVGLLFIRARFQSSEETLTVFNNHSSPSGSYIQISPVDTLPAKIGLPLQLEVQSTFQPTTLHFVVSSRGQVVAAGTKTSSSFSLTPTVSWSPEACVTVYCILPDGEVTSDTAHIPINQHDYVSLRWSTDKAQPGEQGSLTVTALDPRSQVGIVVMGVHDDAPLADLDLKAEQECNIWMLTNARLYKQPDGPKYEGDVLMVEKYWSQWMDATESLLWLDTNVSDPTWTSENITVPDGIMSLIAVALVMSDNLGLGFTLVPQKLTVSKDFSLSLDVPSYLIRGEEIVLEVNIINHLEHDLEVIVLLAHSEAFEFVLADKEDVLVVNAQKLTLGSHVSASALFPIRPVALGEMEISVDAVSAEASDSLVWRVLGKPEGVQQSFSETLFLEMAPVIQNSSRSVSFSFPPDVVPGSQSAHVALVGDILAMSISNLDSLVQMPLGCGEQNMIHFAPSIYVLQYLDKSIQDNTEIRNRALGKIMEGYQRQLSYQQDDGSFSAFGAGDPSGSTWLTAFVLRCFLQAQHYIQVDQSVLTRAMIWLLKHQGPQGEFSEVGPLIHTEMQGGLDNGPVALTAYVLIALMEDQSHMNMYLGNVSLAQKYLENKVTSGVVSNYSLCLVAYALALVNSPVAVTALTELSRRADYRDEVMMWTSSTGLESHDGQPRSAQIEMASYVLLAFYTHGSLVEGIVLLKWLSKQRNHLGGFGTTQDTVVALQALACFSAISGSNAINLMINISAPGSSFVSLFNIDSTTYLTYQSQKINADKDLNLNIYMEGRGFALFQMNVFYNLESKAFSQNLQQDKEAFYLDVNVTEERDNNHMLLSICTGLKNNQMVSHTGMVILDVGMLSGFSLSPGAAALTDLIRKVEILPEKVILYLDSLNKSEVCIRLPVIRAYKLARVQDSVVLVYDYYEPTRKATRTYNSDALHNMTSCFFCGENCDRCRPGITITVSSPLLSHSISSATYSLICLFLGVTDFFFLVV, encoded by the exons ATGCCTAATTTACATCCCATCATTTTGCTGACTGCTGTTGCAGACCATCCTCACTTTGAAGTGCTGTTCAAGACACCTTCACAGATCCTCGTTGGAGAGGACATCTCAGGATCAGTGATAGCTCT TTACCCTAGTGGAAAACCTGTACAGGGAACACTAGCTGTCACTGTGGCGTTTGTTAGGCACAATACATCGTCCCGATTCATGCTAACGCAAACTAAAGAG ATCTATGGGTCAACACAGTTTTTCTTCAGCCTAGATCAGCTTCAAGGCAATAGCAGCCTTGTGCACATTACTGCCCGTGTTACTGACAACTCCACAG GATTTAGAGTGAACAAAACAGTTGAAGTCCACCTCATGACGAACACATTCCAGCTCACTTTCCATGATTTTCCATCCACACTAAAGCCATCTTTACACTTCTCTACAAAA CTAAGGATCtctagatatgacagaaagccGCTCGGCTCACAGGATCAAATGCACTCTGCTGTGATTGAAGTCACTCAGAGATCATCCACGACAAATTCTGAAACTACAActatgacacttcctgtgcctCAGGACGGGAACATCCACATTCAATTTGAATTACAGGATCAAGTAGGGCTGCTTTTTATTCGG GCAAGATTCCAATCAAGTGAGGAGACTCTGACTGTCTTCAACAACCATTCCTCTCCTAGTGGCTCATATATTCAGATTTCCCCAGTCGACACCTTACCTGCAAAG ATTGGATTGCCTCTTCAGCTAGAAGTGCAGAGCACCTTTCAACCAACTACGCTTCACTTTGTG GTGAGTTCTAGAGGTCAAGTGGTGGCCGCTGGGACAAAGacttcctcctctttttctctgacTCCAACAGTGTCCTGGTCCCCTGAGGCCTGTGTCACTGTCTACTGCATCCTCCCTGATGGAGAAGTCACCAGCGACACAGCGCATATACCCATTAACCAACACGactat GTATCTCTAAGATGGAGCACTGACAAAGCCCAGCCAGGTGAGCAGGGATCGCTCACTGTGACTGCTCTTGATCCGAGATCCCAGGTAGGAATCGTGGTAATGGGGGTGCATGATGACGCTCCGCTGGCTGACCTCGACCTAAAAGCAGAGCAG GAATGTAATATTTGGATGCTGACCAATGCCAGACTATATAAGCAACCTGATGGACCTAAATATG AAGGAGATGTCCTAATGGTTGAGAAGTACTGGAGCCAGTGGATGGATGCCACTGAATCCCTGCTGTGGTTAGACACTAATGTTAG TGATCCAACATGGACAAGTGAGAATATAACCGTGCCAGATGGCATTATGTCTTTGATAGCTGTTGCACTGGTGATGTCAGACAACCTGGGTTTGGGCTTCACTCTTGTGCCACAAAAG TTGACTGTGTCCAAAGATTTTTCCTTGTCTCTGGATGTCCCATCATACCTCATCAGAGGGGAGGAAATAGTGCTGGAAGTGAACATCATCAACCATTTAGAGCATGACCTAGAG GTCATTGTGCTGCTAGCACACAGTGAGGCCTTTGAGTTTGTTTTGGCAGACAAAGAGGATGTCTTGGTGGTAAATGCCCAAAAACTCACCTTAGGGAGTCATGTGTCTGCTTCCGCGCTCTTCCCTATAAGGCCTGTGGCTCTGGGCGAGATGGAAATATCTGTGGACGCTGTATCTGCGGAGGCCTCAGACAGCCTTGTTTGGAGAGTGCTTGGGAAG CCTGAGGGAGTTCAACAGTCCTTCTCAGAGACTCTGTTCCTGGAGATGGCACCAGTGATACAGAACAGTTCCAGATCCGTCTCTTTCTCCTTTCCACCAGATGTGGTACCAGGCAGCCAGAGTGCCCATGTGGCATTGGTTG GTGATATCTTGGCAATGTCCATCAGCAACTTGGATTCTCTGGTTCAGATGCCTCTTGGATGTGGGGAGCAGAACATGATCCACTTTGCTCCGAGTATTTATGTTCTCCAGTACCTGGACAAGTCGATCCAGGACAATACGGAGATCAGGAACAGGGCTCTGGGCAAAATAATGGAAG GATATCAGAGACAACTGTCCTACCAACAAGATGATGGATCATTCAGTGCTTTTGGAGCCGGCGACCCCTCTGGTAGCACGTG GTTGACAGCCTTCGTGCTGAGGTGCTTCCTCCAGGCTCAGCACTACATACAGGTAGACCAGAGTGTCCTGACCAGGGCCATGATTTGGCTCTTGAAACACCAGGGGCCCCAGGGAGAGTTCAGTGAGGTGGGCCCTTTGATCCACACAGAGATGCAGGGAGGACTGGATAATGGTCCAGTGGCACTCACTGCCTATGTACTGATAGCACTGATGGAGGACCAGAGCCACATG AATATGTACCTAGGGAATGTGTCCCTGGCCCAGAAGTACCTGGAGAACAAAGTGACCAGTGGAGTGGTCAGTAACTACAGCCTGTGTCTGGTGGCCTATGCTTTAGCTCTGGTCAATAGTCCTGTGGCTGTCACTGCCCTGACTGAGCTCAGCAGGAGAGCTGACTACAGAG ATGAAGTCATGATGTGGACATCCTCAACTGGCCTGGAGTCACATGACGGGCAGCCGCGCTCGGCGCAGATCGAAATGGCCTCCTACGTGCTGCTGGCTTTTTATACGCATGGCAGCTTGGTGGAGGGCATTGTTCTCTTAAAATGGTTAAGCAAGCAGAGAAACCATCTAGGAGGCTTTGGAACGACACAG GACACAGTAGTGGCCCTCCAGGCTCTGGCTTGTTTCTCTGCCATCAGTGGTTCCAATGCCATCAACCTCATGATCAACATATCTGCCCCAGGGTCTTCGTTTGTGTCACTATTTAACATTGACTCCACCACCTATCTGACGTATCAGAGCCAAAAG ATTAATGCTGACAAAGATCTaaacctaaatatatacatGGAAGGAAGAGGATTTGCATTATTCCAG ATGAATGTCTTTTACAACCTGGAGAGCAAAGCCTTTTCACAGAACCTCCAGCAAGACAAGGAGGCTTTTTACTTAGATGTAAATGTTACTGAGGAAAGAGACAACAATCACATGCTGTTATCCATATGCACGGG ATTAAAGAATAATCAGATGGTGTCTCATACGGGCATGGTTATATTGGATGTCGGCATGCTCAGTGGTTTTAGTCTCTctcctggagctgctgccctAACAGATCTTATCAGGAAGGTGGAGATACTTCCCGAGAAAGTCATCCTCTACCTAGATTCG CTTAACAAATCCGAGGTTTGCATCAGACTTCCAGTCATCAGAGCCTACAAATTGGCCCGTGTACAGGATTCTGTCGTGCTGGTTTACGACTACTATGAACCCA CGAGAAAAGCAACAAGAACGTACAACTCAGATGCTCTGCATAACATGACCTCCTGCTTTTTCTGTGGTGAAAATTGTGATCGCTGTAGGCCAGGAATCACTATCACGGTGTCCTCCCCGCTGTTATCTCACTCTATAAGCAGCGCCACCTACAGCTTAATTTGCCTATTTCTTGGagtcacagattttttttttcttgtagtCTAA